ACAACGGTCCTGCGCGAGGTGTTTCAACGGGCGTCCGCCCCGCTGGTCGCCAGCATTTCGGCCACCACCCGGCAGCCCCGGCCCGGGGAGCAGAACGGCCTGGACTACCATTTCCTCGCTCCGGAGGAGTTCGCCCGTCGGCGCGATTCGGGCGCATTTCTCGAATGTTGCGAGGTTTACGGCCGCGGCGACTGGTATGGCACCCTGAAAGGGGAGGTGGCCCCTAGATTGGCCGCCGGGAAATGGGTAGTCTTAGAGATTGACGTTCACGGCACCCTCGCCGTGCTCGAGCACTATCCGGACGCCGTGACGATTTTCTTGCGGCCCAGTAGTATGGCCGAATTGGAGCGGCGGTTGCGCGAGCGCGGGACCGAGACCGAGGATGCCCTGCGTCGCCGGCTGGCCGTGGCCGCCGAAGAACTAAAGTCCATCGAACGGTATCGCTATCAGGTCATCAATGATGACGTGGAACTCGCGGTCGCCGAACTGTGTCGCATATTGACCCCTGACTCTTGATAAGGAATCGCGATGATCGACGAATTGCGCGAGGAAGAGATCGTCAACAAGGTCGGAGGCCGTTTCAAGCTCTCCACCCTGATCCAGAAGCGTTTGGTCGCCCTCAATGGCGGACACCGTCCGCTGATTCAAACCG
The Planctomycetia bacterium DNA segment above includes these coding regions:
- the gmk gene encoding guanylate kinase, which produces MISNSPGKLVVISGPSGAGKTTVLREVFQRASAPLVASISATTRQPRPGEQNGLDYHFLAPEEFARRRDSGAFLECCEVYGRGDWYGTLKGEVAPRLAAGKWVVLEIDVHGTLAVLEHYPDAVTIFLRPSSMAELERRLRERGTETEDALRRRLAVAAEELKSIERYRYQVINDDVELAVAELCRILTPDS